CAAGGAAATGCGGGCGGTTATGAACAGCAAAACTCCCTTTGAGGTGGCTGTGGAGGTCATGAAGGATCCAGAGCACTACTATGAATGGTATGGTATGTGCGGAGGGCTCTCCGTGATAAACAAAAAGACCGACAGCAATTTTGATATGTATTTTATCCTTGATCTTCCCGTTGTGACCGACAGGGACGTGGTCATAAATGTGGTTCAGCACGTGGATTTCGCCAAAGGGGTTGCCAAGGTTGATATTAACAGGATTGAGAGTACCTATAAAAAGGATTCCGGGCTGGTGCATATGGCCAAGATGAACGGAACTTTCACTATCACAAGGCAGAGCAATGGGGAGATCGTCATCGTGTATCAGCTTTTTGCCGATGTGGGCGGTTCTCTTCCAGCCTGGGTAGTCAATATTGCTTCAACGGATCATCCCTTCAAGACCATGACGGGTGTACGGAAACAGTCAAAGCAGGATAAGTACTGGGCAAGCGCCAAAGCCCTGCACAAAAAAGACTTTGTCCGGCAGTGAAGAACAGCCAGACAGGTAATGTAAGGTGCCCGGTTAAATTCTGATTATCGAATGAATGGCTGATCATTAATATTTTTTTAATGTTTCCATTTAAAAGGAAAATGTTGTTGATACTAAAAGCTGTCCAGAGCAGATGTTTATTATTCAAGATGGATGGAGACAGGGGATATGGCTTCCAGGGAGTTTTACCGTATCAGGGACAGCATTAAAAAAATTATACAGCGATTTGACTATTCGGGAAATCAGGATGATATAAACCGCCTCAGGTTTTTCATGAACATGGGGATACAGCCCTTTTCGGACAGGGCATCATTGAGTGAAGTGACGGCCGGGACGGTCCCGGCTGCATGGATCTATGATTGTGATGCAGAACCGAAAAACAGGATACTGTTCCTTCATGGGGGCGGATATGTGGCGGGCGGCATTATATCGCACCGCAACCTGGCGGCATGGATTTCCAGGGCCGCCGGTTGTGCCGTGCTGCTTATCGATTACCGGCTGGCGCCGGAGAATCCTTTCCCGGCAGCCCTGGATGATGCTCTCACGGCATACCGGTGGATGCAGCTGAACGGACCGATGGGTGAAGAGAGTGCCCGTAATACATTCATAGCCGGCGATTCGGCCGGCGGCGGTCTTACCCTGGCCACGCTTCTTGCACTGAAGCAGGGAGGGGAACCCCTTCCCCGGGCTGCCGTGACTCTTTCGGCCTTTGCGGACCTGTCCATGGGAGGTGAGACAATTCACAGCCTGGCGGAGCAGGAGGTCATGATACCGCCTAAAATTCTGCCCGGGATTTCCGCCGCATACTGTGCCGGTGCCGATCCGCGTGATCCTCATATTTCTCCCGTGTACGGCGATCCTTCCGGGCTGCCGCCTCTTCTAATGCAGACTGGAGACGCTGAAATTCTTCTCGATCATACAACCCGTTTCGCAGCAAAGGCGAAGGAGAACGGCGTGGACGTCACCCTGGAGATATGGGAGGAGATGTTCCATGATTTTCAGCTCTATGCCAATCTTTTTAGTGAAGGCAGGGAGGCAATAGAAAAGATCGGCCTCTTCGTGAGACGTTATATAATCTGATGCTGCTTCAGGCCGGTTTACGGTCACTGATGAAAGTACTGCCGTATGACGGCAATAGCTTCATGTGAATTTTCTGACAGCATGTAATGTCCCGTGTCTTTTAATACCACAAGTTCGGCCCAGGGGAAATGGGTCATGTTGCGAATCTGCTGGTCCTTGCCGGTTATGGTGTTGCATTCGCCGGAAATAAAAAGAACCTTTCCTTTAAATTTTTCAAGGCCGCCGGTGAAATCGGTTGTGAAATTCCCATTACTGTCCATTCCTGACCTGATTATGCTTTCCATGGCTTCATACCCGAAGCGCCATATCTGTTTTGACTCCTCGGACTGCCGGTCCCCGCAGAAGTATCCCTGCATCGGATGATCATTCCCATCATAGGCGGTCATGAACTGTCCCATGATGAAATCCCGCCGGGCATGGGCATCACCGCCCTTGAGATGGAGGGACTGTAACCATGTCCGTATCATGAAGGACAGGGATGACATGCTCAGGGACGGTTTTGTTCTTTGAAGAAATACTTTTGCCGTGTCTGCTGTAAGGAATCCCGGTTCGGCCAGGACCAGGTGATCGATCTTGGCGGGATATCTCCCCGCATACACAGCTGCCAGCATGGCTCCCCAGGAATGACCAATGAGATTGACTTTCCTGCCCTTCCCGAAATGTTCAACCATGGCATTGAGGTCCGCAATAGACGATTCCAGTGTGGGCTTTTCCCCGCAGTTACGGGCCGAGAGCCCCGTGCCCCTTTGATCGTAAAAGAGAACCTGGTAACGGTCCGAGAGTTCTTTCAGGGGAAGGAGGTACCGGAAATCAGCTCCTGGTCCACCGTGGAGTACTATGACGAGGGGGTTTTTCTCGCGGCCGAAGATTTCAACATGAAACAGGGTATCGTTCAGCGCTATCCGCGGTATGGATGGATCGGTTTCGACGGTCGCCGGTACCGTGTACGTTCCTCCGGTCAGGATGTAGCCCGTCATAAAGGCCGCCATAATGACCACCGTCAATACGATGGTTGTTTTTAAAATAAATTTCATTTTACTATTCACAGCCGTAATCCGTGAGTAATGAGATGTTAGTTAAAGGCGCTTTGTAAAAGTTCTTTTAAAAGCGTCCATAATGAAGTAAGTTGCGCCTGTGGGTAAAAGTTACTGGTAATTGTAAAAATAGTTTTTGATGGAGTAAATCTATTGATTTTTATTAAGGCCTGATAAAAGATAGATACCATGAATCGTGACGAGGCAATACAGCAGATGCTGCGCGAATATATGGAGCAGGCATCGCCGGAACAGCGGAAGGAACTTGAGCGTCTTCTGGCTCAGAAAAAAAGCAGTTCCTCCGTCGGCGGAATGAACATCAACGGCATGGCCCGGGGCATGGCCCAGGACATACAGAAGCAGATGGGACTTACCAGGGACAATATCAGGCGCACGGCCCGGGACCTGGTGGTGCGCCTGGCAAAGCAGCATAAACCCGACATCACCGACCGGGAATTGGCGCAATTGCTTGAGGAGATGATTCCCGGTTCAGCGGCGCCGGCCAGTGCGGTCAAGAAACTCCCCCCCGATGTATTGAAAACCATGATCCTGCAGTATGTCATGTTCAAAACAGGGCGAATGTCCCGCGAGGAACTCCGGGACCTTCCTCCGGACTGGCAAAAAAAATACTGGCAGACTTTTCCCGATGATATTAAAAACCATATCAACCAGTTTATCACCTATAGCATCGAACCCCATGAATTCTGGGCCCGAATCAGGGCCGCCATGGATAAAAACCGCCGATAAAAATCCATCGAATTTCCGTAAAATAATTTTTACATGTACATGAAATTAATGTGACGTTATTGAAAAATAACCGTCTGACTGGTTTGTTCTTGCATTTTAAAAATGCATTTTTATTTTTGTAAGATTGTCAATTTTTGACGTCAGATAACGCTTATATAATTGGCCAGGTGAATGGTTCTTTTATCGAAAAAAGACAGAGAGTATAGTGATACGTTCAGCGCTTACTATCCCATGATCTTCAGTACGATATGTACCAAGGTCGGGAGTCTCGATGACGCCGAGGATATAACCCAGAACGTATTCATACTCTACTACCAGAAAATGCATGACGTGGCTGACCCCCGGACCTGGCTCCTGGGTACCATGCGTTTTGAGGTCATGAATTATTACCGGAAAAAGGGCAGGGGCAATGATGATATTGAGAGCATCTTCGATGATCCGGCCCATGCCTTTGTGAACGGGTTCCGTGATACCAGGATTATCATCGAAGAAGCCATCGACAGCATTGATGATCGGAAGAGCCGGGTTATTTTTGACCTGGTGGCGATACGGAAATATACCTACAAGGAAGCTTCAAAAGCCCTGGGTATGACAAGCCGGCAGGTGCGATACCGTTACCAGTCCGTCATGCAGCATATAATCGGATACCTGCAGGAGAAGGGAGTGAATTCCATCGAGGATCTATTATGAAAGACCAGGCTGCGGCAATCAGGCAATTGCTTGAAAAATACCGGTTCACCGATGAAGCGGCTCCGCATGTCAGGGAGCATGTGCTTGCTCATGCCGGTCAATCGTTCCGGCTTACGCTGAAAAAGCTGGGAAGGTATAATCCCGTCATAGGCGCCGTTGTTCTTGTCTTTCTTTTGTCGAAGAGACTGGGTATCGGGATCAGTATGCTCCAGAGTGCGGCGGTTACAGTCGTTACGGCTGCTGTCGTTGCCGGGTCCGTTGCGACGGGCGGCTATTACGGTGTGAAGGCCGTTATAATGGAAAAGAAAAGCCAGGAGCAAAAGATTGAAGACGTTCAGGATATTTCCGAACCGGAGACTCTGCCGCGTGACGGTACGGGCGGTGAGAAAGAACGGTCTTCGCTTCCGGTCCCGGTCATATCGGTCGAGCCCTTCACTCTCGTTAATCTGGACGAGACAGGCGGTGGCAGAGTGCTCAATGCACTGAAGCGGGAACTGGAAACAGTGTGCGCGAAGCGATGCACCGTGGGGGCATCCGGCAAGCCTGACATGATTCTCCGGGGACAGCTGGCCGGGAATGATGGTTCCTGCATTCTTTTTCTACGGCTGGTACGAAAGGACGGACAGATTCTTTTCGCCCGGTCCTTTGAAGGCGGGTCACCGGCCGATCTGGAGATGAAGGCCGGGGAAATTGCCGGTGAAATATATGCTAAGGTGAAATAAGTTTTTCAGCCGGGATCGAGGCAGTGTTGTGAAGAAATTATTATATAACATAACAGTGGTTATAATAATAACTCTTTTCGTCAGCCAGGGGCTCAATGCAGAATCATGGGCGCCTGAGCCGCTGAATGTAGTGGTCCTTGATTTTACCGTCAACAATGTCTCCTCCGCCAGTGGTGAGATTGCCCGGAACCGGCTGGAAATACTGCTGTATGAAAATCAGCGGGTCCGCATCCTGGAGCGGAGCAAGTACCGGGACATCATAGTACAGCAGAACAGGGGGACCCTGCAGTGTTATGATACTCACTGCGCTGCGCAGATCGGGCGATTCCTGTCGGCCGAGTATGTCGTCATGGGAAGCATTGACCGGATCGAGGATTACACCATTAACATCAGGGTCGTTGATGCCGGATCGGGCAGTATACTTTATGCCTGCAGCGATACCTTTCTTCGCGAACGAGACCTCCCTCGATGTGTCATGGGTCTCTCGAAAAAGATCAATGCCTATCTGAATGACCCTTATGATGAAAAATCCTTTTCATGGGCTGGGATGAACTCCCTGTGGGCGGATATCTCCGCGGGATATATACAGCCCGTTCATGTCCTGTCCGAAAGGGTGTCCAGGGGATTCGCCGTAAACGCGGGCCTGGGCCTCCAGTATCATAATTTCATGCCTGCTCTAATGACCGGATACCTGGGATTCATCGACAGGGAAAACAAAAAGTATTCTTCCATAGTGCCCATGCTTGGCGGTATAGGCTATCCCTTTTATTTTACCCGCTGCAGCATTGCCCCATTCATGGCTGCAGGCATCTGTTACAATAAAATCGGCAGTGAAGACAGGAGCGCCCTGGAGTTCATGATACGCGCGGGAATGAGCGCGGGAATCATGTTTGGCAGGGCGCAGCTTTTTCTTGAGACACAGTATAATTATATAATCGAAACAAAGGCCGGAATGCAATTTGTAATTTTTAGTGCAGGTGTGCGCTACATGATGTGAGGTAATGCTCTATGAGGAAAATGATGTATTATTCAGGGATATTTCTTGTGGCAGCTCTGCTGTTTTCATGTATGGATTATGATTATTATAATGAAAATATTTCTGAATATACTTCTAAACCAATATTGATGTCTTTAGATATTTCAAGTGGAACACTAACCCCGGAATTTAATTCAAAGATTACAAAATATTCTCTATCTATCGAATCATCAATTGATGAGATAACCCTTTATCCGGTACCCCAATTAGAAAAGTCTGATTTCTATTTTTATTTAGGCGAGGTTCCAATTGGACAAAAAAATGAATGTAGGTCATTGCCGTTACAATATGGAGATAATCTAGTAAAAGTTAAAATCATCGGAGTAAATAAAAGAATCAATGAATATACTTTAACTGTTAATCGTTTTAATCCTTCTGTTTTTGGTAATGTACTAATAAAGGATACTGATGATTTGAAACTGTTATATAAAAAATCAATAATAGATGGAGATTTGACAATTGATTCAGTTAATTCATTGGATATGTTGAATTTAGAGGCTCTGAATTTTTTAACTATAATTAGAGGTGATTTAAATATTATAAATAATAAATATTTAGAAGATACTTATGGATTTAAAAATTTGGCGGTTATCGAGGGTGATTTTAATATTATTAATAATGAAAAATTAAAAACAGTAAGCGGGTTTGATTCTCTACATTCAATTGAAGGTGATATAAACATTTCATATAATGGCATACTAGAGTCGCTTGATGACTTAAATAGTCTGATAAAAAGCTTTAATGGGAATATCACTATTAATACTAATGCTCAATTGATTTCAATTAATTGTTTTCAGAATTTTTACGGCAATATTATGGATGTAAAAATTTCTGGAAATACAAACTTAACCGAAATAAATTCTTTTCAAAATATTTTACAGATTAATAGTCTAATTATTTCTAATAATTTGAATATTAATAGAATAGAAATGAGAGCACTTGTTAATATTAATAATGATTTAACTATTTCCTTGAATAACAATTTAACCTCTTTAAATTTTCCTAATTTAGAAACAGTGCAAGGATTATTTACAATAAGAAATAATAGTAAGCTTTTAACCTCCATAGCTTATGATTTGTGCAGCCAAGTAAATTATGATTCAGAATATGTGATTGAGGAAAATAAACTGTAGCATAAATTAATAACAGTCAGAATTGCTTATTCCTTTTCAAAATTATCTTATCCACAGTAAACAGCTTCTGTAAAAAATTACTTGTATTGCGATACAATCAGGTTTATTAATACTATGGAAGCGCAATAATTGCGTTTAAATGAGCACTGCCTGTTTCTTTTTATCATGATCGCAGACATTTACTGTGACAGGATATTCATTGAGATGCCTGATGAGATTCAATAAATTTAAAATAATTATTTTTGTTCCGGCTATATTATTTCTGTCCTCCCTGCCGGCCGGGACGCAAAAGCCAGTGAATGCATTTCCCGATACCTCGCGGCTTGATCCAATACTGGCCAGGTTTGAAATGAAAAACCCGGGCTCTGCCGTTGTTATTATGAACATAGCGAGCGGCGAGATTGTGTATGTGTTTAACCGGCGTATAGCCCTGGAGCAGCGCTTCCCTCCGGGATCGCTGGCCAAGGTCTGGTCTGCCGTGGTCCTGCTTGAAAACAGGAGCCTGTTCCGGTTCGATCCCCGTGTTTCTGTCAGGTGCCAGGGGCGTTTCACGCCGGACCCGGGACCGGGATTTTCAGCTGATGATATGCGGGTGTTCAACCTGTCGCGTGACAGTGGACAAGAACCGCATTTCAGATGCTCTCTCCGGAATGGACACGGCGATGTTATCCTGAGCAGGGCCTTGATTGATTCATGCAATGTGTATTTCCTCACCGCTGCATGCGGGAATCCCGGTGATTTTTTCCGTCTGCTTATGAACACGTGGCATCTCCATGAAAATACGGGATGCAGGCTCGTGGCAGTTACCGAGGAGGATTTCAAGGATATACCCGGCGCCACTTCATTCCGCCGGTGTGCTGCCGCCATCGGAGAAGGGGGTCTTTTACAGGTTTCCCCCCTCCAGGTTGCTGCTGCTTTTGGGGCCCTTTTTGCCCGTTCTTCCATTTTGAGCCCTTTCGAGGCGCCGTATACGGGCAGGGTAGAGCAGTATGGGCTGGCCATATCGGACGCAACGGCCGCCATGGTCATTGAACCCATGAGGGAAACCCTCTTGCATGGAACACTGAAGTCTCTGACCGTGAATAACAGGGAGGTAATTCTCCTGGCAGGCAAAACAGGTACAGCGAGCCATGTAAACGGAAAATACCGGACACACGGATGGAACGTTATCTGCTTCAGGTTCAGGGAAGAGAAGTATGTTCTGGTCAGCTTTGTGTTCCAGGGAAGCGGATCGGGTCAAGCCAGGAAACTCTCGCAATGCCTCCTGGAGGCCCTGCACTGATCATGGGAAGAGTACCGGATTATACGGTTGACATTTTGGCGATTGGCGATATGATAGGGGAACTGTTCAGTAACAATAATCCGGAGGAAACTGAAAATGAAACGCATGGCAGGATTTATCTCTATATGCATACTATCTCTATATATTACAGGAACGGGCAGGGGCAATGAAGAGGCAGCCTACCAGAGTAAAATTATTTCGGTTAAACTGTACCAGAACCAGGCTGAAATAACACGCACGGCCAGCGTATCCCTGGTGAAAGGACAGAACATGATTGTGCTTTCAACGCTGCCGGAACTCCTCTATGACTGGTCCGTGAAAGGGAGCCTGCCCAGGGATTTTCCGGGAAAGATACTTTCCCTGGAAGTGGAAAAGAAAGCACTTATAAAAAAGAAACAGACACGCATCCTGGAGATAGAGGAAAAACTGGAAAAGCTGCGTGAGCAGGACCAGGTTTTCGTCGATGATCTTAAAAACATTAAATCCCAGGAAGAGTTCCTTGATTCCATATTAAAGTTTACCGACCAGACCGTGTCTAAGGAACTGGCAACACGGATACCCCAGGTAAAGGTGTGGGATGATACCCTGGGATGGGTTGTTGAAAAGAAAAAGAAGCTTCTGAATGAAAAGAGATCCATTGAAAAAAACAGGGAAAAAATCGGCAAGGAAATACAGAACTGGGAGTTTGAGCTTTCCCAGATCGCCGGCTACAGCTATTTTGAAACCTATCGCTCCCTGAACCAGGCCGTGAGCAGCAACAAATCATCCATGGCGGTTCAGCAGTTCAATGATATAACGACAAAATACGCCGAGCGGCGCAAGCTCTTCACGGGAACATCGGGCAAAGTTGATATCGAGAAACGTGTTATCATTTCAATATTCTCGCCGACGGAACGGTCCGTGGAGGTTACGGTCAGCTATGTCATTCCCAACACCTACTGGAACATGCTCTATGATGTCAGGGCCAGCCGTGAGAAAGGCGATATCAACCTGGTTATCTATGGAAATATTTTCCAGAATACCGGCGAGGACTGGAAGGATATCACCCTGGCGTTGTCCACGGGATCTCCCGTGAATACCATCAACCCGCCTGTAGTGCAGCCCTGGTACCTGGATATAGTGGAGGATCGGGACGAATATGCGGGCGGTGCTTCTAACCGTTCCTTCAGGGCCAAGAAGGCCGAGAAGATGGATTTTGCCGCCTCCGAATCCGTGGAGGAAAAGGAAGGGGCTCCGGCTTTATTGCCGGAAACCACTATTTCTGAAAAGGGACCCTATCTTGACCTGACCCTGCCTTTAAAACAGAGCATCCTTTCGTCGGCTAAATATCAGAAAAAATTTATCAAGGATTATGCCATCAGCGGTGCCGATAATGTCCGGTTTTATTACGAAGTAATCCCGTCGCAGATCACGAACAGTTTCCTCCGGGTGGAGACATCGAACAGCACGGCCCTTCCCTGGCTCCAGGGTGAAGCCCAGCTCTTCCTGGAAAATGAGTTCATGGGGAAGGTGGCTATGCCTTTCACACCCGTGGGTAAAAAGGAGGATATTGTGCTTGGCATGGAACCCCGCATAACGGCGAAAAAAGAACTGGTAAAAAAATACGAGGACACGGCGGGAGTATTCGGCGGGAACCGGCGCATTCTGTATATTTACAAGATCGTCGTGGAGAATCAGATTAAGGCAAACCGGGAGATCGTCATCGTCGATAATATTCCCGTTTCGCGCAACAAGAAGATACAGGTAGAGGTTGCAAACCTGTCCCACCCATTCATGAAGGACGGTGTCTTTGAAAAAACGACAGATTACGCACAGGGCATACGGAAATGGAAGATGGAGATCGGTGCGGGGAAAAAAGTGGAAATAACCTATGATATAACGGTCTCGTTCGATAAAGATACCGATGTGAGCGGTCTGTAACGGCGTGGAAATCTGCAATACTAGGAACCGGAGGCCTGTGATAGCATGGCACAATATATAAGGAAAACAAAAATCGTCTGTACACTGGGACCGGCAACGGACAATGAAGCCGTGCTCAGGCAGCTGTTCCTGAACGGGATGAACGTGGCCAGGCTCAATTTTTCCCACGGTACATACGAGGAACACCAGAAGCGCGTGGAACTGTTCATGAAACTACGCGCTGAATTTGGTCTTCCCGTAGGACTCCTCCTGGACACCAAGGGGCCCGAAATCCGGATCGGCAAATTCGAAAATGGACCTGTTGAGCTGAAGCAGGGAGAGGTATTCACCCTGACTACAAGGAATGAACCCGGCAGCGACAAACGTGTATCCGTAACCTACGCTGGTCTTCCCCGTGATGTGAGCCGCGGTGACCGCATCCTTATGGATGACGGTCTCCTGGAGATGAAGGTGCTTTCCTGTACGGAGACCGATGTCGAGTGCGAGGTCGTTAACGGCGGACAGCTCAGTAATAACAAGGGAGTCAATGTTCCCGGGGTTAACATCAACCAGCCCTTTGTCAGTGAAAGGGACCGGGAGGATCTGAAATTCGGCATCCGCAATAACTTTGATTACATTGCGGCCTCTTTTGTGAGGACTGCCGCCGATGTGAAGGACCTGAAAAAGGTATTGGAGGAAAACAACGGGCTGTTTATAAAAATCATAGCTAAAATTGAGAACAGGGACGGCGTGAACAATATCGATGACATTGTCCGGGTAAGTGACGGTGTCATGGTGGCGCGGGGTGATATGGGCGTGGAGATTCCCTTCGAGGAGCTTCCGGCCATACAGAAGGAACTCATCAAAAAATGCTTTATCGCCGGCAAGCCGGCAATCACGGCAACACAGATGCTTGATTCCATGATACGCAATCCGCGTCCCACCAGGGCCGAGATCACCGATGTTGCCAATGCCATTTACGACAACACCAGCGCCATCATGCTCTCCGGTGAAACCTCCGTGGGAAAGTATCCTGTTGAGGCGGTGCTCACCATGTCAAAAATCGCCGTTGAAACCGAAAAAAACATTGATTACATAAAGCGGTTTCATGATATGGATATATCAGTTTCGCGAAATGTGACTAATGCCATCAGCTACGCCACCTGTGAAACCGCCCATACGCTGAGCGCTTCGGCAATCGTATCGGTTACCAAGTCGGGGCATACGGCCCGAATGGTATCCCGATACAGGCCCGCCTGCCCCATCATTGCCACGACAATTTCTGAAAAGGTTTTCAACCAGCTTTCCCTGACCTGGGGAGTCTATCCCGTGCTGACGGAGATGAAAGATTCCACAGACGAAATCTTTAACCAGGCCATAGCGAAATCTGCGGAAACCGCCATAATAAAAAACGGCGACCTGATAGTCATTTCCGGGGGGATGCCGGCCGGGATAAGCGGTACGACAAACACGCTAAAGGTCCATATCGTCGGTGATGTACTCCTTGAGGGAAGGGGACTCAATAAATTTTCCGCCACGGGAAACCTCTGTGTCATACACCGTGAGAGCGATGCCCTGAAATATTTCACCGCCGGTGACATTCTCGTCATTGAGAAAAGCACTGACAATGTGCTCCAGGCAATAAAGAACGCCGCGGCGGTCATAACCGAGGAGGACCCCGATGATTCAAAGGCAGCCATAGTGGCGCGTGCCCTGGAAATCCCCGTACTGGCCGGAGCCATGGAGGCCACGGAGATTCTGAAGAGCGGTACCGTTGTAACCGTCGATGCCGGCAGGGGACTGGTCTTCAGCGGTGTCCGTTCCATCAAGTCCTGAGATGTGTGAGCCGTCCACGGTTATTCACATTTATTTACCTGTTGACATTGCTCTCGTGATATGAAATAGTAAGTGCATTAATTATAAAAAGTGTAGTGCAGTTGGTTATGGCAGAAGAAAAAAATGAAAAGCTGAATCTGAAATCAGTAACCTACGACGTGGTATCGGAAAACCTGCGTGGCCTGGTGAGAGCCGGTGTTCCGGTATTCAGAAAAAATATCGAAGGACAGCTGGTCACCATTCCGGTTGAAAAGCTCGAGCATTTTCTGGGTGAAACAGCCAGGGATATCGAACTCTTTATCGAGGATAACTGGCAGGGAAAGGTTTCTGCCCGCAACAGGGAGCGAAGGCCCCTGGCTGCCAATGCCGGTTCAGCCCTTGCCAGGGCAATGGAACTGTACGGCAATACCGAGGAACAGGTTGGCCGTTTCCAGACTTGCTCTGTCGCCGAGCGGGAGGAAATACTGGACGGGAGCATTGAATCGCTGCACGCCCTGCAGAAAAGCAATTCCGATTTTGATATCGAAGCAATCATAAAAATGGTGGAGGTCATCGCCAACACCTTTTACGCCAATTACGCAAACCTGGAGGACAACCTTTCCACGGAGAACGTGAGGGAAAATATATTGGGCGTTTTCATTAAAACAGAATGGATAGTGAAGATGCTCATTGAGTTTTTCAGGGTTAATAATTCCGATAAAAACTTTCTCCTGATAGAAAAAATTGATACCGGTTCCTACACTATAACCAATATGTGCAAGGCCCTGCTCTGGTTCATCGGTTTTGGCCTATACTATAATAATTATATCGA
The Spirochaetae bacterium HGW-Spirochaetae-1 DNA segment above includes these coding regions:
- a CDS encoding alpha/beta hydrolase — protein: METGDMASREFYRIRDSIKKIIQRFDYSGNQDDINRLRFFMNMGIQPFSDRASLSEVTAGTVPAAWIYDCDAEPKNRILFLHGGGYVAGGIISHRNLAAWISRAAGCAVLLIDYRLAPENPFPAALDDALTAYRWMQLNGPMGEESARNTFIAGDSAGGGLTLATLLALKQGGEPLPRAAVTLSAFADLSMGGETIHSLAEQEVMIPPKILPGISAAYCAGADPRDPHISPVYGDPSGLPPLLMQTGDAEILLDHTTRFAAKAKENGVDVTLEIWEEMFHDFQLYANLFSEGREAIEKIGLFVRRYII
- the pyk gene encoding pyruvate kinase, with the protein product MRKTKIVCTLGPATDNEAVLRQLFLNGMNVARLNFSHGTYEEHQKRVELFMKLRAEFGLPVGLLLDTKGPEIRIGKFENGPVELKQGEVFTLTTRNEPGSDKRVSVTYAGLPRDVSRGDRILMDDGLLEMKVLSCTETDVECEVVNGGQLSNNKGVNVPGVNINQPFVSERDREDLKFGIRNNFDYIAASFVRTAADVKDLKKVLEENNGLFIKIIAKIENRDGVNNIDDIVRVSDGVMVARGDMGVEIPFEELPAIQKELIKKCFIAGKPAITATQMLDSMIRNPRPTRAEITDVANAIYDNTSAIMLSGETSVGKYPVEAVLTMSKIAVETEKNIDYIKRFHDMDISVSRNVTNAISYATCETAHTLSASAIVSVTKSGHTARMVSRYRPACPIIATTISEKVFNQLSLTWGVYPVLTEMKDSTDEIFNQAIAKSAETAIIKNGDLIVISGGMPAGISGTTNTLKVHIVGDVLLEGRGLNKFSATGNLCVIHRESDALKYFTAGDILVIEKSTDNVLQAIKNAAAVITEEDPDDSKAAIVARALEIPVLAGAMEATEILKSGTVVTVDAGRGLVFSGVRSIKS